The proteins below are encoded in one region of Candidatus Eremiobacterota bacterium:
- a CDS encoding APC family permease: MTAGDTLPASPSGAAAHLRRVLGLRDLVVVAGASMGPAFSVATTLAAMLTATGRWTWLAVLIVTALMAMIASGYKRLGERVRDAGSSYAWIRTAFGPVAGAYGAWILLVANVFAILATALPAGAYTLDLLAPALVPNGGAVALAACGWIAATALLLWYGLRPTTMLALALLVAEVLVLLAAARASAGAPRPEALAFSGTPLAWGALGPAIVLGVWLLDGWEACASTSEEAHGAASVPGPAPSSD, from the coding sequence ATGACCGCCGGCGACACTCTCCCCGCGAGCCCGTCCGGCGCGGCAGCGCACCTGCGGCGCGTTCTCGGGCTGCGCGACTTGGTCGTCGTCGCGGGCGCCTCGATGGGGCCGGCGTTCTCGGTCGCCACGACGCTGGCCGCAATGCTCACCGCGACGGGCCGCTGGACGTGGCTCGCCGTGCTGATCGTCACCGCGCTGATGGCGATGATCGCGTCCGGCTACAAGCGCTTGGGTGAGCGCGTCCGCGACGCCGGATCGTCGTACGCGTGGATTCGGACGGCGTTCGGCCCGGTGGCGGGTGCCTATGGCGCGTGGATCTTGCTGGTCGCGAACGTGTTTGCGATCCTGGCGACCGCACTGCCGGCCGGCGCCTACACGCTCGACTTGCTTGCGCCGGCGCTCGTCCCGAACGGTGGCGCCGTCGCGCTGGCGGCCTGCGGCTGGATCGCCGCGACCGCGCTGTTGTTGTGGTACGGCCTGCGGCCGACGACGATGCTCGCGCTGGCCTTGCTGGTGGCCGAAGTGCTCGTCCTCCTCGCCGCGGCGAGGGCCTCCGCCGGCGCGCCGCGTCCGGAAGCCCTCGCCTTCTCCGGGACGCCGCTCGCCTGGGGCGCCCTCGGGCCTGCCATCGTCCTGGGCGTCTGGCTGCTCGACGGCTGGGAGGCGTGCGCGTCCACCTCTGAGGAGGCGCACGGCGCGGCGTCCGTCCCCGGGCCGGCGCCCTCGTCGGATTGA
- a CDS encoding APC family permease, whose product MILTSLLVLGATWAFARIGSAQGFAEHKDDALAYVGGLLGGWWPRVLIATVLVSLAASLQATLVYLSRSVYAMGRDGVLPRVFGALDRRAQPGWSILSITALALAFTLLTGLVPKAKDAFDVVLKGTAWYTGALFVVTAAAAVRIFGPEGTARWSGAVLPGSAAAVLAAVLVQALKTDDPLTRGFIAASAIIGLPLALWRGRSVRRAAPSGGGPTTGSRF is encoded by the coding sequence TTGATCCTCACCAGCCTGCTCGTCCTCGGCGCGACCTGGGCGTTCGCGCGCATCGGAAGCGCGCAGGGCTTCGCCGAGCACAAGGACGACGCGCTGGCGTACGTCGGCGGGCTGCTGGGCGGCTGGTGGCCGAGAGTTTTGATCGCGACGGTCCTCGTCTCGCTCGCCGCTTCGCTGCAGGCGACGCTGGTCTACCTCTCGCGCAGCGTCTACGCGATGGGCCGCGACGGCGTGCTGCCCCGGGTGTTCGGGGCGCTGGACCGCCGCGCTCAGCCAGGCTGGTCGATCCTCTCGATCACGGCCCTGGCGCTCGCCTTCACGCTGCTCACCGGGCTCGTGCCGAAAGCCAAAGACGCCTTCGACGTGGTGCTGAAGGGGACGGCCTGGTACACCGGCGCGCTCTTCGTCGTCACCGCCGCGGCCGCGGTCCGGATCTTCGGCCCGGAGGGAACCGCCCGCTGGTCCGGAGCCGTTCTGCCGGGGAGCGCCGCAGCGGTGCTGGCCGCGGTCCTGGTGCAAGCGCTCAAAACGGACGATCCCCTCACCAGGGGTTTCATCGCCGCCTCCGCAATCATCGGGCTTCCCCTGGCGCTGTGGCGCGGACGTTCGGTCCGCCGGGCCGCGCCGTCCGGGGGCGGACCTACGACCGGGAGTCGCTTTTGA
- the greA gene encoding transcription elongation factor GreA, with protein sequence MNDKEIVLTRDGLKKLEDELDELKSVHRREVNERIRQAKEFGDISENAEYEDAKQEQAFVEGRILKLETMIRNARVIDASDYVADEVHLGATIKVKETSSGTSHEFTIVGSAEADPKNARLSNESPLGRALMGRKKGETVDVTTPRGQMKYKIESINKDPKKTKKAS encoded by the coding sequence TTGAACGACAAAGAAATCGTTTTGACCCGCGACGGGCTCAAGAAGCTCGAGGACGAGCTCGACGAGCTCAAGTCCGTCCATCGGCGCGAGGTCAACGAACGCATCCGTCAAGCTAAAGAGTTCGGCGACATCTCCGAGAACGCGGAGTACGAGGACGCAAAGCAGGAGCAGGCTTTCGTCGAAGGCCGCATCCTCAAGCTCGAGACGATGATTCGCAACGCGCGCGTGATCGACGCGTCGGACTACGTCGCCGACGAAGTCCATCTCGGCGCGACGATCAAGGTCAAAGAGACGAGCTCCGGAACCTCGCACGAGTTCACCATCGTGGGCTCCGCCGAAGCCGATCCGAAGAACGCGCGGCTCTCGAACGAGTCGCCGCTCGGGCGCGCGCTGATGGGCCGCAAGAAAGGCGAGACGGTCGACGTCACCACGCCGCGCGGCCAGATGAAGTACAAGATCGAGTCGATCAACAAGGACCCGAAGAAAACCAAGAAAGCGTCCTAG
- the lysS gene encoding lysine--tRNA ligase produces MADLVAARRARLAALRERGVDPFAATRYEVTAHAAELAAKYADLPEQGRAEEESWSLAGRIMAARGQGKVIFFDLHDRTGRFQLFVRQNDVGEERFALAKEIERGDVAGATGFVFRTKAGDLALHVRSFEVLAKALQPLPDKWHGLQDVEKRYRRRYVDLIVNPHVRDVMLARSRIVAEMRRFIDAAGFFEVETPTLLHVAGGATARPFVTHSNALDIELNLRIATELNLKRLIVGGMERVYEIGRIFRNEGIDTTHNPEFTMLELYAAYWNVEDMMRFNEELMAHLARTVSGTETVLHGEDAISFKTPFRRIGYLGAFKDIAGIEREQLLNPQGAAQLLREYGIPESPTHAHALDKLFERIVEPTLLQPTFVYGYPVLLSPLAKRMPDDPELTQRYELFAGHMELANAFTELNDPDDQRRRFELQVAEKAAGDEEVPPPDWDFVTALEYGMPPTAGIGIGVDRLVMMLTNNASIRDVLLFPLQRPLPLAARAAEDEAAEDEPAEP; encoded by the coding sequence ATGGCTGATCTCGTAGCAGCACGGCGTGCGCGTCTCGCCGCGTTGCGCGAGCGCGGCGTCGATCCGTTCGCCGCCACCCGCTATGAGGTCACCGCGCACGCGGCCGAGCTCGCGGCGAAGTACGCGGACCTGCCGGAGCAAGGCCGCGCCGAGGAAGAGTCGTGGTCGCTGGCGGGGCGCATCATGGCGGCGCGCGGGCAGGGCAAGGTGATCTTCTTCGACCTGCACGACCGCACCGGGCGCTTTCAGCTCTTCGTGCGGCAGAACGACGTGGGCGAGGAACGGTTCGCGCTCGCCAAGGAGATCGAGCGCGGCGACGTCGCCGGCGCAACCGGCTTCGTCTTCCGCACCAAGGCCGGCGACCTCGCGCTGCACGTGCGGTCCTTCGAGGTGCTGGCGAAAGCGCTGCAGCCGCTCCCCGACAAGTGGCACGGCTTGCAAGACGTCGAGAAGCGCTACCGCCGCCGGTACGTCGACCTCATCGTCAACCCGCACGTGCGCGACGTGATGCTCGCGCGCTCGCGGATCGTCGCCGAGATGCGGCGCTTCATCGACGCCGCAGGCTTCTTCGAGGTCGAGACGCCGACGCTGCTGCACGTCGCCGGCGGCGCGACGGCGCGCCCGTTCGTGACGCATTCGAACGCGCTCGACATCGAGCTGAACCTGCGGATCGCGACGGAGCTGAACCTCAAGCGGCTGATCGTCGGCGGGATGGAGCGCGTCTACGAGATCGGGCGCATCTTCCGCAACGAGGGGATCGACACCACCCACAATCCCGAGTTCACCATGCTCGAGCTGTACGCGGCGTACTGGAACGTCGAGGACATGATGCGCTTCAACGAAGAGCTCATGGCGCACCTCGCGCGGACCGTCTCCGGGACCGAGACGGTGCTGCACGGCGAGGACGCGATCTCGTTCAAGACGCCGTTCCGGCGGATCGGCTACCTCGGCGCGTTCAAGGACATCGCAGGGATCGAGCGCGAGCAGCTGCTGAACCCGCAGGGGGCCGCCCAGCTGCTGCGCGAGTACGGGATCCCCGAGTCGCCGACGCACGCGCACGCGCTCGACAAGCTCTTCGAGCGGATCGTCGAGCCGACGCTGCTGCAGCCGACGTTCGTGTACGGATATCCGGTCCTGCTCTCGCCGCTGGCGAAGCGGATGCCGGACGATCCCGAGCTGACGCAGCGCTACGAGCTGTTCGCCGGCCACATGGAGCTCGCCAACGCGTTCACCGAGCTGAACGATCCCGACGACCAGCGCCGCCGCTTCGAGTTGCAGGTCGCCGAGAAAGCGGCCGGCGACGAAGAGGTTCCGCCGCCCGACTGGGACTTCGTGACCGCGCTCGAGTACGGGATGCCGCCGACCGCCGGGATCGGGATCGGCGTCGACCGGCTGGTGATGATGCTGACGAACAACGCCTCGATCCGGGACGTGCTGCTGTTCCCGCTCCAACGGCCGCTCCCGCTCGCCGCGCGCGCCGCCGAAGACGAAGCAGCCGAGGACGAACCCGCCGAGCCCTGA
- a CDS encoding DUF5069 domain-containing protein — protein MLKRDLTGSYPRSVREEYLGVVQLGRAVDKGIATANGLNGEYNYDCPMDKGVFEFLGIDGGALLEVIKNAQSESEIEAYLKPFVEKKSPAEIRAFNEEFLEDGPEPGSSGEAYFLNLRNQVAPHRTDVTTWPDLLDLDEKRDVPQRAGV, from the coding sequence ATGCTGAAACGTGATTTGACCGGCTCGTATCCGCGCTCCGTGCGCGAGGAGTACCTCGGTGTCGTTCAGCTCGGGCGCGCCGTCGACAAAGGGATAGCGACCGCGAACGGGCTCAACGGCGAGTACAACTACGACTGCCCGATGGACAAGGGCGTCTTCGAATTTCTCGGCATCGACGGCGGCGCGCTGCTCGAGGTGATCAAGAACGCGCAGAGCGAGTCGGAGATCGAAGCGTATCTCAAACCGTTCGTCGAGAAGAAGTCGCCGGCGGAGATCAGGGCCTTCAACGAGGAGTTCCTCGAGGACGGTCCCGAGCCCGGCAGCAGCGGCGAAGCGTATTTCTTGAACCTGCGCAATCAAGTCGCGCCGCATCGCACCGACGTCACGACGTGGCCCGATCTGCTCGACCTCGACGAGAAGCGCGACGTGCCGCAACGCGCCGGCGTGTGA
- a CDS encoding HD domain-containing protein yields the protein MLEHHGSVLRNLFALPFTAAFLGAVLEHDYETHRHLLNVGALCARVATTAGLSSEEAIVLGQAGLFHDVGKLHIRAALLNATHPLSEAEWRIMRAHAPRGQQMLDAQGAHALAAIVRGHHERLDGSGYPDGLRGLAIPWETRLLAVVDAYDAMRSGRPYAAPISHEDALDRLSSASALFDPEAVHALALTLGTHRAPRLKAVAPVS from the coding sequence ATGCTCGAACACCACGGGTCGGTGCTGAGAAATCTCTTTGCACTACCCTTCACGGCCGCATTCCTCGGCGCCGTCCTGGAACACGATTACGAGACGCATCGCCACCTGCTCAACGTGGGCGCCCTGTGCGCGCGGGTCGCAACCACGGCCGGCCTCTCGAGCGAGGAGGCGATCGTCCTCGGCCAGGCGGGCCTCTTTCACGACGTCGGAAAGCTGCACATCCGCGCGGCGCTGCTGAACGCGACCCACCCGCTGAGCGAGGCCGAGTGGCGCATCATGCGGGCGCACGCTCCCCGCGGGCAACAGATGCTCGACGCGCAGGGCGCCCATGCGCTCGCGGCGATCGTGCGCGGCCACCACGAGCGGCTCGACGGCTCCGGGTATCCCGACGGGTTGCGCGGGCTCGCGATCCCGTGGGAGACGCGGCTCCTCGCCGTCGTCGACGCGTACGACGCGATGCGCTCGGGGCGCCCGTACGCGGCGCCGATCTCGCACGAGGACGCGCTCGACCGGCTCAGCTCGGCGAGCGCGCTGTTCGATCCGGAGGCCGTGCACGCGCTCGCGCTGACGCTCGGCACGCACCGCGCTCCGCGCTTAAAGGCGGTCGCACCGGTTTCGTGA
- the truA gene encoding tRNA pseudouridine(38-40) synthase TruA: MPTYRLVVEYDGSAFHGLQYQPVLRTVAGALEDALSRIFHEPVKITAAGRTDAGVHATGQVVSFAAARDFPIERLALALNDTTPRDLVVRDAALVGERFSARFDALERVYDYLILNRGFPSAVWRARAWHVPRPIDDARFLAAAQPLLGEHDFATFCGEAPEHGGTVREVRAIELARRDDDLLRVTVRGNAFLHRMVRVIVGTLVWSATGYRDVAFAERALAARDRTAAGATAPAHGLYLAGVRYAGFDTYRPVELGP; this comes from the coding sequence GTGCCGACGTACCGGCTCGTCGTTGAATACGACGGAAGCGCGTTCCACGGTTTGCAATACCAGCCGGTGCTGCGCACCGTCGCGGGCGCGCTCGAGGACGCGCTCTCGCGGATCTTTCACGAGCCGGTGAAGATCACCGCCGCCGGCCGTACGGATGCCGGCGTGCATGCGACCGGCCAAGTCGTCTCCTTCGCGGCCGCGCGTGATTTTCCGATCGAGCGGCTCGCGCTCGCGCTCAACGACACGACGCCGCGCGATCTCGTCGTCCGCGACGCGGCGCTGGTCGGCGAACGTTTCTCGGCGCGCTTCGACGCGCTCGAGCGCGTCTACGACTACCTGATCCTCAACCGCGGTTTTCCGTCGGCCGTGTGGCGCGCGCGCGCGTGGCACGTCCCGCGCCCGATCGACGATGCGCGCTTCCTCGCCGCCGCGCAGCCGCTGCTCGGCGAGCACGACTTCGCGACGTTCTGCGGTGAGGCGCCGGAGCACGGCGGAACGGTTCGCGAGGTGCGCGCGATCGAGCTGGCGCGGCGCGACGACGACCTGCTGCGCGTCACCGTGCGCGGCAACGCGTTCCTGCACCGGATGGTCCGCGTGATCGTCGGGACGCTGGTGTGGTCCGCGACCGGCTACCGCGACGTCGCCTTCGCCGAGCGCGCGCTCGCGGCGCGCGACCGCACCGCAGCCGGCGCGACGGCGCCCGCGCACGGGCTCTACCTCGCCGGCGTACGCTACGCCGGCTTCGACACGTACCGCCCCGTGGAGCTCGGTCCTTGA